A region of Peromyscus eremicus chromosome 17, PerEre_H2_v1, whole genome shotgun sequence DNA encodes the following proteins:
- the Atp6v1b2 gene encoding V-type proton ATPase subunit B, brain isoform codes for MALRAMRGIVNGAAPELPVPTSGPMAGAREQALAVSRNYLSQPRLTYKTVSGVNGPLVILDHVKFPRYAEIVHLTLPDGTKRSGQVLEVSGSKAVVQVFEGTSGIDAKKTSCEFTGDILRTPVSEDMLGRVFNGSGKPIDRGPVVLAEDFLDIMGQPINPQCRIYPEEMIQTGISAIDGMNSIARGQKIPIFSAAGLPHNEIAAQICRQAGLVKKSKDVVDYSEENFAIVFAAMGVNMETARFFKSDFEENGSMDNVCLFLNLANDPTIERIITPRLALTTAEFLAYQCEKHVLVILTDMSSYAEALREVSAAREEVPGRRGFPGYMYTDLATIYERAGRVEGRNGSITQIPILTMPNDDITHPIPDLTGYITEGQIYVDRQLHNRQIYPPINVLPSLSRLMKSAIGEGMTRKDHADVSNQLYACYAIGKDVQAMKAVVGEEALTSDDLLYLEFLQKFEKNFITQGPYENRTVYETLDIGWQLLRIFPKEMLKRIPQSTLSEFYPRDSAKH; via the exons CCTACAAGACTGTCTCAGGAGTGAATGGTCCGCTAGTAATCTTAGATCATGTGAAG TTTCCCAGGTATGCTGAGATTGTCCACTTGACATTACCGGATGGCACAAAAAGAAGTGGGCAAGTCCTAGAAGTTAGTGGCTCCAAAGCAGTGGTTCAG GTATTTGAAGGGACATCAGGTATAGATGCCAAGAAAACATCCTGTGAGTTTACTGGGGATATTCTCCGGACACCAGTGTCAGAGGATATGCTCG GTCGGGTATTCAACGGATCAGGAAAACCCATTGACCGAGGTCCTGTGGTGCTGGCTGAAGACTTCCTTGACATCATGG GTCAGCCAATCAACCCTCAGTGTCGGATCTACCCAGAGGAGATGATTCAGACGGGCATTTCTGCCATTGATGGCATGAACAGTATTGCTAGGGGACAGAAAATTCCCATCTTCTCTGCTGCTGGCTTGCCACACAACGAG ATTGCAGCTCAGATCTGTCGCCAGGCTGGTTTGGTAAAGAAGTCTAAAGATGTAGTGGACTATAGTGAAGAAAATTTTGCCATTGTGTTTGCTGCTATGGGG GTAAACATGGAAACAGCCCGGTTCTTCAAGTCTGACTTTGAAGAAAATGGCTCAATGGACAATGTCTGCCTCTTTTTGAACTTGGCTAATGACCCAAC CATCGAAAGAATCATCACTCCCCGCCTGGCTCTGACCACTGCTGAATTTCTGGCTTACCAGTGTGAGAAGCATGTCCTGGTCATTCTAACAGATATGAGTTCTTACGCTGAAGCACTTCGAGAG GTTTCAGCAGCTAGGGAAGAGGTTCCTGGTCGGCGAGGTTTCCCAGGCTACATGTACACCGATTTAGCCACGATCTATGAACGTGCTGGTCGAGTGGAAGGTAGAAATGGCTCTATTACCCAAATCCCTATTCTCACCATGCCCAATGATG ATATCACTCATCCCATCCCTGACTTGACTGGGTATATTACTGAGGGGCAGATCTATGTGGACAGACAGCTGCACAACAGACAG atTTACCCACCTATTAATGTGCTGCCCTCGCTGTCCCGGTTGATGAAGTCGGCTATTGGAGAAGGAATGACCAGAAAGGACCATGCTGACGTCTCTAACCAGCTG tATGCATGTTATGCTATCGGTAAGGATGTGCAAGCCATGAAAGCTGTGGTGGGAGAAGAAGCCCTGACCTCAGATGACCTTCTTTACTTGGAATTTCTGCAGAAATTTGAGAAAAACTTCATTACTCAGG GTCCCTATGAAAACCGCACTGTCTATGAGACTTTGGACATTGGCTGGCAGTTGCTTCGAATCTTCCCCAAAGAAATGCTGAAGAGAATCCCTCAGAGCACCCTGAGCGAATTTTACCCTCGAGACTCTGCAAAACACTAG